In Leishmania major strain Friedlin complete genome, chromosome 34, the following proteins share a genomic window:
- the GPI16 gene encoding putative GPI transamidase, whose product MTYGDMHLLERRPSASGVLLAFAVVVLTWVAAAEMAPSHPYAANTSRRYSMMVEELTGSLDERGTTPTLVSVAMEMSLTLPAKPGAAAVWEGDAEANEIDDAAAQHLTFDEDFDPIWYYVLRRRGFERLDWCGCGGKWRPEWSIPKAHQRRGGDAAALSAENESNSVLFDRLRRLLAHHAVCTYSSVSFCGASHERGAASQFQWAAQFVSTLTSSPLSWTSATPRHSRPNGIVIQRDSSRAGGGEDAYWCSYHLVYHDTLCTQHVSPLLNGGRSGRGVQEGLPRGIFKAAFPSFVKYFGAPFQHFTVKATQERFPRNSAAAQPPTVRLKVEVRMSMVVGEASDLEALSEVWSRELPAYARDDRLQVHIGPGGLSQQLRSALPTAAIVSSPKERQAKATPQRQASASASPSSRIGRSPEVLYEVRTHGKDHGYLTVNLQPALVLLDAHAGVDAEKREGSDGADEESALQHSFLLREGDVVRTLLLFPLHLVRPSLYNMESLLGTTRIVHAHADVVSNTLAVLLETTVTPVHIAAYEAAYAHARQCHEMAGGGGAGGRACRAHDGVLLGRFQLFFGWSTLGEMPPDDNSNRLVPQPVVVIHRAMSPADLGAAEVSSQLDFCHVQRRHAASVGSIPQIDHEDSLAAVFQLLNRSYAWPDGKRESLSAALATLKEDDACVYWVRSTVASGTTIPGPDSAMIFNVLSLGLFFLAVAAGMLTRLTRRLTCKREDLVNLLAQEGATTVVK is encoded by the coding sequence ATGACGTACGGCGACATGCATCTTTTGGAGCGGCGGCCGAGCGCTTCGGGTGTGCTACTCGCCTTTGCCGTTGTGGTGCTCACatgggtggcggcggcagagatggCACCCTCGCACCCCTATGCAGCTAATACGTCGCGTCGGTACTCAATGATGGTCGAAGAACTGACGGGCAGCCTTGATGAGAGAGGCACCACCCCTACTCTGGTGTCCGTGGCAATGGAGATGTCTctgacgctgccggcgaagcctggcgccgccgcggtgtggGAGGGCGACGCCGAGGCGAACGAAatcgacgacgccgcagcccaGCACTTGACTTTTGACGAGGACTTTGACCCGATTTGGTACTacgtgctgcgtcgccgcggcttcGAGCGCCTAGACtggtgcgggtgcggcggcaAGTGGCGGCCCGAGTGGTCCATACCGaaggcgcaccagcgccgcggcggcgacgcggcggcactgTCAGCGGAGAATGAGAGTAACAGCGTCTTGTTTGACCGTctgcggcgcctcctcgcccacCACGCCGTATGCACCTACTCGTCTGTCTCCTTCTGCGGCGCCAGTCACGAACGGGGCGCGGCGAGCCAGTTTCAGTGGGCCGCTCAGTTTGTGTCGACTCTgacctcgtcgccgctgagCTGGACCTCAGCGACGCCCCGGCACTCGCGACCAAACGGGATCGTCATTCAACGCGACTCCTcacgcgccggcggcggcgaggatgcGTACTGGTGCTCTTACCACCTCGTCTACCACGACACTCTGTGCACGCAACACGTGAGTCCCCTGCTCAACGGCGGCCGCTCCGGCCGCGGCGTGCAGGAGGGGCTGCCTCGAGGCATCTTCAAGGCTGCGTTTCCGTCATTTGTCAAGTACTTTGGCGCCCCGTTTCAGCATTTCACCGTGAAGGCGACTCAGGAGCGTTTCCCCAGGAacagcgcggctgcgcagccgccgactGTGCGGCTAAAGGTCGAGGTTCGCATGAGCATGGTGGTGGGTGAGGCGTCGGACTTGGAGGCGCTGAGCGAGGTGTGGTCGCGCGAGCTGCCCGCCTACGCGCGGGATGACCGTCTTCAGGTGCACATCGGCCCTGGCGGGCTCTCTCAACAGCTGCGCAGTGCGCTACCAACCGCGGCGATAGTTTCATCCCCGAAAGAGAGGCAGGCGAAAGCgacaccgcagcggcaggcgtcgGCCTCTGCGAGTCCATCGTCTCGGATTGGCCGCTCCCCAGAGGTGCTGTACGAGGTGCGCACCCACGGCAAGGATCACGGCTATCTGACCGTGAATCTACAGCCGGCTCTAGTCTTACTTGACGCCCACGCTGGGGTAGACGCTGAGAAGCGCGAGGGCTCGGACGGTGCCGACGAGGAgtcggcgctgcagcactcGTTCCTCCTCCGCGAGGGCGACGTGGTCCGCACCCTTCTGCTCTTTCCTCTGCATCTTGTGCGCCCTTCCCTGTACAACATGGAGTCTCTACTCGGCACCACGCGCATTGTCCACGCTCACGCGGACGTCGTCTCCAACACGCTAGCAGTTCTCCTCGAGACCACCGTAACGCCTGTGCACATCGCCGCCTATGAGGCCGCGTACGCGCATGCCCGACAGTGCCACGAGatggccggcggcggcggcgccggtggtcGAGCCTGCCGCGCTCACGACGGTGTTCTGCTCGGCCGATTCCAGCTTTTCTTCGGCTGGTCGACGCTGGGGGAGATGCCGCCAGACGACAACAGCAACCGACTCGTGCCGCAGCCTGTCGTGGTAATTCACCGCGCGATGTCCCCGGCGGAcctcggcgcggcggaggtaTCATCCCAGCTGGATTTCTGTCACGTTcagcgtcgccacgccgcttCGGTTGGCTCGATACCTCAGATCGATCACGAGGactccctcgctgccgtcttcCAGCTGCTCAATCGCAGCTACGCGTGGCCGGACGGCAAAAGGGAGTCCCTGTCTGCCGCGCTGGCGACTCTCAAGGAGGATGACGCATGTGTTTACTGGGTGCGATCCACCGTGGCGAGCGGGACGACGATCCCAGGCCCTGATAGCGCCATGATTTTCAATGTGCTCTCGCTTGGGCTCTTTTTCTTGGCTGTTGCTGCAGGCATGCTAACGCGGCTGACAAGGCGCTTGACGTGCAAGAGAGAAGATCTCGTGAATTTGCTCGCGCAGGagggcgccaccaccgtcgtcAAGTGA
- a CDS encoding NADPH-cytochrome p450 reductase-like protein: MTGLTILYGTQTGNAERLALRIARLALCQGFERVSCLPADDLPIAEWPHTGGPVVLICSNANQGDAPNTLRRSWASLLQPTAAGSMEGLQYAVFGLGDSLYLKFNHMAKMVHNRLRQLGGTPIVMRGLGDESDAKGVEEALQPWLAELWTALEKPGKCGAAARTPAYPQEDLPFFPLFSIASASACDEATPGTPSSSANAAVVPLPYFDDSVFSCEVVANRRLTSAACEQVVHHLELRAGPDSTDAAAYEVGDALGIYCPNREELVERLLRRLQRDGAEMVVVTPDSSHGLVRQPTRPFFGRPLSLHSLLRHYFDLDAVVSQEFLWMLAHGVTGEDEVAVDVRERLYELADPSNVNDYLQYAHREKRNLCEVLHDFKDLHPSLELVLSFATPMLPRYFSIASAPAMDGAGRFDLCVGLLDWHTPLKRHRTGLCSSYLVGAAPGTRLTCFVWQGSLALPATPTPLLCIATGTGVAPIRSVLRQVAGLSTQGWADVPVVLVFGCRRETEDYLYREEWATLKEMGALPTLRVIPAFSRDTDKKVYVQHKLGQHARLTSSFLQPEGAGVPPGVVYVCGNAKQMPKDVQHTLEQIVEATVAGVQDEAGAAAHIRALGRVGRYQVDSWSA; this comes from the coding sequence ATGACAGGCCTTACAATTCTGTACGGGACGCAGACTGGCAACGCGGAGCGGCTAGCGCTGCGCATCGCTCGACTGGCACTTTGCCAGGGGTTCGAGCGCGTCTCGTGCCTGCCAGCCGATGACCTGCCTATCGCCGAGTGGCCGCACACCGGAGGGCCTGTCGTTCTTATCTGCTCCAACGCGAATCAAGGAGATGCCCCGAACACGCTTCGCCGGTCGTGGGCGTCGTTGCTACAAcccaccgccgctggcagCATGGAGGGTCTGCAGTACGCTGTCTTCGGCTTGGGCGACTCGCTGTACCTCAAGTTCAACCACATGGCCAAGATGGTGCACAACCGTCTCCGGCAGCTGGGCGGCACACCGATTGTGATGCGCGGGCTGGGAGATGAGAGCGATGCGAagggtgtggaggaggcaTTGCAGCCCTGGCTCGCGGAGCTGTGGACAGCACTTGAGAAACCGGGCAagtgcggtgccgccgcacgcacgccggctTACCCGCAGGAGGACCTTCCTTTCTTTCCTCTTTTCAGTAttgcctccgcctctgcgtgcGACGAGGCGACACCTGGCACGCCGTCTTCTTCCGCtaacgccgccgtcgtgccACTCCCGTATTTTGACGACTCTGTGTTCTCCTgcgaggtggtggcgaaCAGGCGCCTCACATCTGCTGCGTGCGAGCAGGTGGTCCACCACCTGGAGCTTCGTGCGGGTCCTGACAGCACGGACGCCGCGGCGTACGAAGTCGGCGATGCGCTCGGCATTTACTGCCCGAATCGCGAAGAGCTAGTAGagaggctgctgcgcagaCTGCAGCGAGACGGGGCAgagatggtggtggtgacccCAGACTCCTCGCATGGACTCGTCCGTCAGCCCACCCGCCCCTTCTTTGGGCGGCCTCTTTCTCTACATTCGTTGCTTCGTCACTACTTTGACCTTGACGCCGTGGTGTCGCAGGAGTTCTTGTGGATGCTCGCGCATGGGGTGACTGGGGAGGACGAGGTCGCGGTCGACGTGCGGGAACGCCTCTACGAGCTGGCAGATCCGTCCAACGTGAACGATTACCTTCAGTATGCGCACCGTGAGAAACGCAACCTATGCGAGGTCCTGCACGACTTCAAGGACCTTCATCCATCTCTGGAGTTGGTCTTGTCGTTTGCGACGCCGATGCTACCGCGCTActtctccatcgcctccgcgccAGCAATGGACGGCGCAGGTCGTTTTGACCTCTGCGTAGGGCTGCTGGACTGGCACACGCCACTGaagcgccaccgcaccggGCTCTGCAGCTCCTACCTCGTGGGGGCGGCCCCCGGGACACGGCTGACGTGTTTTGTCTGGCAGGGCTCCCTTGCACTTCCTGCTACACCGactccgctgctgtgcatcgCGACGGGGACGGGCGTTGCACCAATTCGCAGTGTTCTGCGGCAGGTCGCAGGTCTTTCCACGCAGGGCTGGGCTGACGTGCCGGTGGTGCTTGTATTTGGATGCCGACGTGAGACGGAGGATTACCTGTACCGCGAGGAGTGGGCGACGCTGAAGGAGATGGGCGCACTGCCCACCCTCCGAGTTATCCCGGCCTTCTCGCGAGACACCGACAAGAAGGTTTACGTGCAGCACAAGCTCGGCCAGCACGCAAGGCTGACGTCGTCCTTTTTGCAGCCCGAGGGCGCCGGTGTCCCGCCTGGCGTGGTGTACGTCTGTGGAAACGCGAAGCAGATGCCGAAGGACGTGCAGCACACCCTAGAGCAGATTGTCGAGGCGACCGTGGCGGGGGTGCAGGACGAAGCCGGGGCGGCCGCGCACATCAGGGCCCTTGGCCGCGTGGGTCGCTATCAGGTGGACTCGTGGTCGGCGTAG